Proteins encoded within one genomic window of Spirulina major PCC 6313:
- a CDS encoding alpha-amylase family glycosyl hydrolase — MIPDLLLRRKTHFILWRPGCTEPAPRLLLGLFARIIPTREGLREIPLAPNPDFPELWEVAAADCELIEGQVYAYWFKVKNVNPYGFTGPNEILYCTDPLAATVDRRPSRLAPIPPNEGGVASGDPASVVRYGRGQLIPCNADGETAIWNEAHPTAALPKNNQLVIYELPTRWTQTGQGGKGIGCFRDILALVEPEAIAPDFAQVPAVAAGQSHLKTLGINCLELLPPADSDDVLEWGYGTANFFAADDDLGRSASQEASSAMTDLIALVAACHRLGMRVFIDAVMAFARNNPYRNINFLDFMVQWGVNDPEQGDRDGFGGDLFKYNFWVEGYHPLSGKKDWFVPAREYMKLYIAHWLEQYHIDGVRLDSVNNVGNYDFLQEFRDFARAYWRDRGGADEQFLVVGEELSVPIALIHQNRLDGLWNEKFKQIARQVILGQPAAGDRSFEWSVRKLIDCRYLGFTDGTQAINYLTSHDVGGFGNERLYNYLLNQGITDLEQRIKLAFVCLLTAVGIPMILAGDEFADQHDFDLSDEHSHHKQIDPVNFDRCQDPWRQRLFRYVARLVRFRTQAPGLAVNDTQFLQIDYTEGKQVIVWQRGMGENAVIVVANFSAYGTPDPFAPSSEYRVNAWPQTPSGKHWWEVTQDRMIFTEWIGREPIFPWEAKVYTLIDA, encoded by the coding sequence ATGATTCCAGATCTTTTGTTGCGCCGCAAAACTCACTTTATTTTGTGGCGACCGGGTTGCACTGAACCCGCTCCGCGTTTGTTGCTGGGTTTGTTTGCACGCATCATTCCCACCCGTGAAGGGCTGCGCGAAATTCCCCTCGCGCCTAATCCTGACTTTCCGGAGTTGTGGGAAGTGGCGGCGGCGGATTGTGAACTGATCGAGGGTCAAGTGTATGCCTATTGGTTTAAGGTGAAAAATGTGAACCCCTATGGATTTACGGGGCCAAATGAAATTTTGTATTGCACCGATCCCCTCGCGGCTACGGTGGATCGGCGGCCCTCGCGTCTTGCGCCAATTCCTCCCAATGAGGGCGGCGTGGCCAGTGGTGATCCGGCCAGTGTGGTGCGCTATGGCCGGGGGCAGTTAATCCCCTGTAATGCCGATGGCGAAACGGCGATATGGAATGAGGCGCACCCGACGGCGGCACTGCCGAAAAATAATCAATTGGTGATCTACGAACTGCCCACCCGTTGGACACAGACGGGCCAAGGGGGAAAAGGCATCGGCTGTTTTCGGGATATTTTGGCGTTGGTGGAACCGGAGGCGATCGCCCCTGATTTTGCCCAGGTTCCGGCCGTGGCAGCGGGTCAGTCCCACCTGAAAACCTTGGGGATAAACTGCCTGGAACTCTTGCCCCCGGCCGATAGTGATGATGTGCTGGAATGGGGCTACGGCACGGCGAATTTTTTCGCGGCCGATGATGATCTCGGCCGCTCCGCCAGTCAAGAAGCCTCAAGTGCGATGACGGATTTAATCGCTCTGGTGGCGGCTTGTCATCGCTTGGGGATGCGGGTGTTTATTGATGCGGTGATGGCCTTTGCGCGGAATAACCCCTACAGGAATATTAATTTTTTGGATTTCATGGTGCAGTGGGGGGTGAATGATCCGGAGCAGGGCGATCGCGACGGCTTCGGCGGCGATCTGTTCAAATACAACTTTTGGGTGGAGGGCTATCATCCCCTCTCTGGCAAAAAAGACTGGTTTGTCCCCGCCCGCGAATACATGAAACTCTACATCGCCCATTGGCTGGAGCAATACCACATCGACGGCGTGCGCCTCGACAGTGTGAACAATGTCGGCAATTATGACTTTTTGCAGGAATTTCGGGATTTTGCGCGGGCCTATTGGCGCGATCGCGGCGGCGCAGACGAGCAATTTCTCGTCGTCGGGGAAGAACTCTCGGTTCCCATTGCCCTCATCCACCAAAACCGCCTCGATGGCCTCTGGAATGAGAAATTCAAACAGATCGCCCGCCAAGTGATTTTAGGCCAACCGGCAGCGGGCGATCGCAGCTTTGAATGGAGCGTCCGCAAACTGATCGACTGTCGTTACCTCGGCTTCACCGACGGAACCCAAGCCATCAACTACCTCACCTCCCACGATGTCGGCGGCTTCGGCAACGAACGCCTCTACAACTACCTCCTCAACCAAGGCATCACCGACCTCGAACAACGGATCAAACTCGCCTTCGTCTGTCTCCTTACCGCCGTCGGCATCCCGATGATCCTCGCCGGAGATGAATTCGCCGATCAACATGATTTCGACCTCAGCGACGAACACAGCCACCACAAACAAATCGATCCCGTCAACTTCGATCGCTGCCAAGACCCCTGGCGACAACGCCTCTTCCGCTACGTCGCCCGCCTCGTCAGATTCCGCACCCAAGCCCCCGGCCTCGCCGTCAACGACACCCAATTCCTCCAAATTGACTACACCGAAGGCAAACAAGTCATCGTCTGGCAACGGGGCATGGGAGAAAACGCCGTCATCGTCGTCGCCAACTTCTCCGCCTACGGCACACCAGACCCCTTTGCCCCCAGCTCTGAATATCGTGTCAACGCCTGGCCCCAAACCCCCTCCGGCAAACACTGGTGGGAAGTCACCCAAGACCGCATGATCTTTACGGAATGGATCGGCCGCGAACCGATTTTCCCCTGGGAAGCCAAAGTTTACACCCTCATCGATGCCTAA